A stretch of the Candidatus Methylomirabilota bacterium genome encodes the following:
- the thiS gene encoding sulfur carrier protein ThiS: MTITVNGEPMELPEGLTIDGLLEQLKVRREYTAVALNREVWPKSRYADTVLEEGDRVEIVRPMGGG, encoded by the coding sequence GTGACCATCACGGTGAACGGCGAGCCGATGGAGCTCCCCGAGGGGCTGACCATCGACGGGCTGCTGGAGCAGCTCAAGGTCCGCCGCGAATACACCGCGGTGGCGCTCAACCGAGAGGTGTGGCCCAAGTCTCGCTACGCGGACACCGTGCTCGAGGAAGGCGACCGGGTGGAGATCGTGCGTCCCATGGGAGGCGGCTGA
- a CDS encoding thiazole synthase → MYDTSLWLGGKEFKSRLIVGTGKYPSFENMREAIEASGAEIVTVAVRRVSLPGQGESLLDYIDPKKYTLLPNTAGCYTADETVRTCYLAREAGLGSMVKLEVIGDSRTLFPDVIGLLEATRTLAKDGFTVLPYTNDDPVMCKKLEDAGAAAVMPLGAPIGSGLGIRNPYNLKLILEAVTVPVIVDAGVGTASDAAIAMELGCDGVLMNTAIAGAKDPVAMASAMRMAVEAGRLAFKAGRIGKKLYATASSPIEGVPDWSTS, encoded by the coding sequence ATGTACGACACATCGCTGTGGCTGGGTGGCAAGGAGTTCAAGTCGCGCCTGATCGTCGGCACGGGTAAATACCCGTCGTTCGAGAACATGCGGGAGGCCATCGAGGCCTCCGGAGCGGAGATCGTCACCGTCGCCGTCCGCCGGGTGAGCCTGCCGGGGCAGGGGGAGTCGCTGCTCGACTACATCGATCCCAAGAAGTACACGCTGCTGCCGAACACCGCGGGCTGTTACACCGCCGACGAGACGGTACGCACGTGCTACCTCGCCCGCGAGGCGGGCCTCGGCAGCATGGTCAAGCTCGAGGTCATCGGCGACTCGCGGACGCTCTTCCCGGACGTGATCGGGCTGCTCGAGGCCACGCGCACTCTGGCCAAGGACGGCTTCACGGTGCTGCCGTACACCAACGACGATCCCGTCATGTGCAAGAAGCTCGAGGACGCCGGCGCGGCGGCGGTGATGCCGCTGGGCGCCCCCATCGGCTCCGGGCTCGGCATCCGCAACCCGTACAACCTCAAGCTCATCCTGGAGGCGGTGACGGTGCCGGTGATCGTGGACGCGGGCGTGGGGACGGCCTCGGACGCCGCCATCGCGATGGAGCTCGGCTGCGACGGCGTGCTCATGAACACCGCGATCGCCGGCGCCAAGGACCCCGTGGCCATGGCCAGCGCCATGCGGATGGCAGTCGAGGCCGGCCGCCTCGCCTTCAAGGCCGGGCGCATCGGCAAGAAGCTCTACGCGACGGCGTCGTCCCCCATCGAGGGCGTGCCCGACTGGAGCACCAGCTGA
- the thiE gene encoding thiamine phosphate synthase — protein MSGGPAFALYLVTDRHQSRGPLPDVVEACLAAGLRGVQLREKDLPVRDLLDLASTLGGATRKHGARLIVNDRADVALAAGADGVQRTHESLPVAALRAIGGARLLVGASVHSLDEARGAAEEGADFLVFGPVYDTPSKRAYGPPQGLEALRRVAGEIARPVLAIGGITPARVREVLAAGATGVGVISAILAAERPADATRAFLDALGRA, from the coding sequence CTGAGCGGCGGACCCGCCTTCGCCCTCTACCTCGTCACCGATCGCCACCAGTCGCGCGGCCCTCTGCCGGATGTCGTGGAGGCCTGCCTCGCGGCTGGGCTCCGCGGCGTCCAGCTCCGCGAGAAGGACCTGCCGGTACGGGATCTGCTCGATCTCGCCTCGACGCTCGGCGGGGCGACCCGCAAGCACGGCGCGCGGCTCATCGTGAACGATCGCGCCGACGTGGCCCTCGCCGCCGGCGCGGACGGCGTGCAGCGCACGCACGAATCGTTGCCGGTGGCCGCCCTGCGTGCCATCGGCGGGGCGCGGCTGCTCGTCGGCGCCTCGGTGCATTCGCTGGACGAGGCGCGGGGCGCCGCCGAGGAGGGCGCCGACTTCCTCGTGTTCGGCCCCGTCTACGACACGCCGTCCAAGCGCGCGTACGGGCCGCCCCAGGGGCTGGAGGCGCTCCGTCGCGTCGCCGGCGAGATCGCGCGGCCCGTGCTCGCCATCGGCGGGATCACCCCCGCGCGGGTGCGCGAGGTGCTCGCGGCCGGCGCCACCGGCGTCGGCGTCATCTCGGCGATCCTGGCCGCCGAGCGGCCGGCCGACGCCACCCGGGCCTTCCTGGACGCGCTCGGACGGGCCTGA